From Hydra vulgaris chromosome 07, alternate assembly HydraT2T_AEP, a single genomic window includes:
- the LOC136082609 gene encoding uncharacterized protein LOC136082609: protein MKRLSSANAEGASSSKTSVAAHPLSIDQSVTHQRPKRVSAQQCLFILQDLSEIDSGDESDSTKKSDEADVVEDNLSDDDESNTFIYNSESSSDENEDENSCGGSNDLTVKTRRDDVKWTVVSKVEVTGRFQTQNVFTAKSGTTSYCRNVLTPIDAFRLIMDEGFTGFIKKCTVLSANLSNEGWNISVIELDAFIGLIYLRGCMNARNFPVKFLWSEKYGNKAFIETMPRSRFEDIMKNIRFDIRSKRRELIQSDKFAFMSWVLTRFVENSQKCYIPEEPLIIDEQLFPTKARCRFTQYMPNKPDKFGTKFWILADLKTKYCLSIKPYLGKDESRVESFGYSCGHVTNGTLFRPRLNIVEKIEIPAFDPLPLYDLSFYINGPLNLIVYQAKKKKTVILLSTLHRGAIKQSDGKKKPEGILYYNANKCGVDMLDSMCRQMSTKSGCRRWPLAVFFNILDLTGVNAWIIFKKVTQQKISRRKFLYTLSEQLREASITHRKSLVAANSNTTTATNSSTQLSTRLRCQIKTNCKRNLTSTVCENFLNAKWWTVCNFDTTLWLYEDSLYDYYIAI from the exons atgaAACGCTTAAGCTCAGCAAACGCTGAAGGTGCTTCATCATCAAAAACTTCTGTTGCAGCACATCCTCTTTCAATTGACCAATCAGTTACACATCAACGTCCAAAACGTGTGTCGGCGCAACAGTGTTTGTTCATATTACAAGATCTCTCGGAAATTGACAGTGGTGATGAATCagattcaacaaaaaaaagtgacgAAGCAGATGTTGTTGAAGATAATCTTTCTGATGACGATGAaagtaatacttttatttacaattcAGAAAGTAGTAGCGATGAAAACGAAGATGAAAATTCATGCGGTGGGAGTAATGATTTAACTGTTAAAACTCGTAGAGATGATGTAAAATGGACTGTTGTGTCAAAAGTTGAGGTAACTGGAAGATTTCAAACTCAGAATGTGTTTACTGCCAAAAGCGGAACAACTTCTTATTGTCGTAATGTTTTGACTCCTATTGATGCATTTAGACTAATTATGGATGAAGGGTTTACAggctttatcaaaaaatgtactGTTTTATCTGCCAATTTATCAAATGAAGGATGGAATATAAGCGTCATTGAACTTGATGCTTTTATAGGCTTAATATATCTTCGCGGATGCATGAACGCAAGAAATTTTCCGGTTAAATTCCTATGGTCTGAAAAATATGGCAACAAAGCTTTTATAGAAACTATGCCGCGTTCTCGATTTGAAGACATCATGAAAAACATTAGATTTGATATACGTTCAAAACGTAGAGAGCTTATCCAAAGtgataaatttgcttttatgtcaTGGGTGCTGACAAGATTTGTAGAAAACAGTCAAAAATGTTATATACCTGAGGAACCTTTAATAATTGATGAACAGTTGTTCCCAACTAAAGCTCGGTGTCGCTTTACACAGTATATGCCTAATAAACCGGACAAGTTTGGAACCAAATTCTGGATTTTAGCTGATCTAAAGACTAAATATTGTCTCAGTATTAAACCGTATCTAGGTAAAGATGAAAGCCGTGTAGAAAGTTTTGGGTACTCATGTGGTCATGTCACTAATGGAACCTTATTTAGGCCACGG TTAAACAtagtagaaaaaatagaaattccAGCATTTGATCCACTTCCACTTTACGATTTGAGTTTCTACATAAATGGACCGTTGAACTTGATTGTCTATCAAGCAAAGAAGAAGAAAActgtaattttattatcaacacTTCATAGAGGGGCGATTAAGCAAAGTGATGGGAAGAAGAAACCTGAGGGAATACTTTATTACAATGCAAATAAATGTGGAGTTGATATGTTAGATTCAATGTGTCGACAAATGTCAACAAAATCTGGGTGCCGACGTTGGCCGCTAGCtgttttcttcaatattttgGATTTGACTGGTGTAAATGCGtggatcatttttaaaaaagttacacaACAAAAAATTTCGAGACGAAAGTTTCTTTACACTTTATCTGAACAGTTAAGAGAAGCTAGTATTACTCACCGAAAATCCCTAGTTGCTGCCAACAGTAATACCACAACAGCTACCAACAGTAGTACACAATTATCAACTCGTTTGAGATGTCAGATAAAAACAAACTGCAAACGTAATCTGACATCAACAGTATGTGAAAATT TTCTTAATGCAAAATGGTGGACAGTGTGCAACTTCGATACAACTCTTTGGTTATATGAAGACTCGCTATATGACTATTATATTGCTATATGA